Proteins encoded together in one Neobacillus sp. FSL H8-0543 window:
- a CDS encoding AMP-binding protein, translating to MIAAELIKRGAKYYTNQTAVIYKNEKLTFTEVHKNSNRLANALYKLGLEKGDRISFLLANSIHSVEIDFAMLKSGLVRVPLNTRLSEEEQFHMIVETDSKAILFTAEFADRVASLRKRLTKDSLFCQVDGTVKYDWIIPISAEMKAVTDDDPIVHLLEEDYATLQYTSGTTGKLKAAIHTQGSWAAMAANILSTLTIEKGDIMMHAAPLTHASGILVLPHWIRGAANAILPTFHPQEFLQAVETIKPTTLNLVPTMIVMLLSHPEVEKYSFDSVRSVIYGASPMPREALKRGIELWGPKFIQYFGQTEVPLILSTLSVEDHILAIKNPEYYDRLLSCGRPTITTDVKIVDEDGVEVEQGEIGEIVVSSNQAMSGYWKEEILTGETIKGKWIFTRDMGYIDQEGYLYLVDRKSDMIISGGFNIYPREVEEVLYKHPAVLEAAVVGVPDEKWVESVKAFVVLKEGYSLSEDEIIEHCKDLLASYKKPRSVEFIDSLPKSAVGKVVRRMLRKEELRS from the coding sequence ATGATTGCTGCTGAATTGATTAAACGAGGGGCCAAGTATTATACGAATCAAACCGCAGTTATTTACAAGAATGAGAAACTAACCTTTACAGAAGTTCATAAAAATTCTAACCGCTTAGCCAACGCACTTTATAAATTAGGACTGGAAAAAGGTGATCGGATTTCATTTTTGTTAGCAAATTCCATACATAGTGTGGAAATAGACTTTGCCATGTTAAAGTCAGGATTGGTTCGTGTCCCATTAAACACAAGACTTTCCGAAGAAGAACAGTTTCATATGATTGTTGAAACGGATTCAAAGGCGATTTTATTCACAGCAGAATTTGCTGATCGTGTTGCTAGCTTAAGAAAAAGGCTCACAAAGGACTCTTTATTTTGCCAGGTGGATGGAACTGTAAAATACGACTGGATCATACCAATTTCCGCAGAAATGAAAGCGGTTACAGATGACGATCCAATTGTTCATCTATTGGAAGAAGATTACGCAACGCTCCAATATACTTCGGGTACAACAGGGAAGTTGAAAGCTGCCATTCATACCCAGGGATCGTGGGCAGCTATGGCAGCAAACATCCTATCAACACTTACGATCGAAAAAGGAGATATTATGATGCATGCTGCACCCTTAACACATGCCTCAGGGATACTAGTCCTGCCACATTGGATAAGAGGTGCAGCAAACGCAATTCTACCAACCTTTCACCCTCAAGAATTTCTACAAGCCGTCGAAACGATTAAACCAACTACTCTCAACTTAGTCCCAACTATGATTGTCATGCTTTTATCCCATCCAGAAGTGGAGAAGTATTCATTTGATTCTGTCCGTAGTGTTATCTATGGTGCTTCACCTATGCCTAGGGAAGCATTAAAAAGAGGCATTGAATTATGGGGACCTAAATTTATTCAATATTTTGGACAGACTGAGGTTCCTCTCATTCTCTCTACCCTTTCAGTAGAAGATCATATTTTAGCAATAAAAAACCCTGAATACTATGACAGACTGTTGTCATGCGGGCGCCCAACGATTACTACAGATGTAAAAATTGTCGATGAAGATGGGGTAGAGGTGGAGCAAGGGGAGATTGGTGAGATCGTTGTGTCTTCTAATCAAGCAATGTCAGGCTACTGGAAAGAAGAAATATTGACAGGTGAGACGATAAAAGGAAAGTGGATTTTTACAAGGGATATGGGCTACATCGATCAAGAGGGTTACTTGTATTTAGTAGATCGCAAGTCAGATATGATCATCAGCGGTGGCTTTAATATTTACCCGCGTGAAGTGGAAGAAGTCCTGTACAAGCATCCTGCTGTTCTGGAGGCGGCTGTTGTTGGAGTACCAGATGAAAAGTGGGTTGAAAGTGTAAAGGCATTTGTTGTCCTAAAAGAGGGATATTCTTTGAGTGAAGACGAAATCATTGAACATTGTAAGGACCTATTAGCATCCTATAAAAAACCAAGGTCTGTTGAATTTATTGATAGCTTACCAAAAAGTGCAGTTGGTAAAGTCGTTAGAAGAATGCTTCGAAAGGAAGAGTTGAGAAGCTAA